A stretch of DNA from Leptolyngbyaceae cyanobacterium:
GGACGTGCTTCGGCAGATCGAGGATGGTTTGACGTTCTCGATGACTGGCTAAAGCGCGATCGGTTCGTATTCGTAGGTTGGTCGGGAATCCTGCTGTTCCCCTGTGCTTATCTAGCACTCGGCGGCTGGTTAACCGGCACCACCTTCGTCACCTCCTGGT
This window harbors:
- a CDS encoding photosystem II D2 protein (photosystem q(a) protein), which codes for MTIAVGRASADRGWFDVLDDWLKRDRFVFVGWSGILLFPCAYLALGGWLTGTTFVTSW